The genomic region ACAGTGAAAGGCAAGTCGCAAAAAGCCACTGAAGGTGAGTTGTTGGAACAGGTAGAACCAGAAGATTTAATCAAATTCGGTCTTATCCCTGAGTTTATTGGTCGTTTGCCTGTTGTGGCTACCCTGAATGAGTTAAGCGAAGAAGCATTAATTCAAATCCTGCGGGAACCGAAGAACGCGCTAACTAAACAGTATCAGGCGCTGTTCAACCTCGAAGGAGTGGAGCTAGAATTCCGTGGTGAGGCTTTGACGGCTATTGCCAAAAAAGCAATGTCGCGTAAAACCGGTGCGCGTGGTCTGCGCTCCATTGTTGAAGGTGCGTTGCTAAATACAATGTATGATTTGCCTTCGATGGATGATGTGGAAAAAGTCGTCATAGACGATACGGTCATTGAAGGTCAGACCGAACCGATGCTGATATATGGAAAGCATGAAGCACAGCAGGCTTCTGGTGAATAATTAACCAAATATTTCCAGTCGGTTATCTCAAAAAAGGGGGGGATGTCTCCCCTTTTGCTTTTCTCGCATACATAACATTGAATGTGCCTCATCCATCCCCATATACTCAGACACCTGTTGGGTAAAACTGCCTTTTAAGTGGTTTATGGCAGTACCCATCGCCCTGGCGGAAATTAAACTGAGAGAGAGCTCTATGAATCCTGAGCGTTCAGAACGCATTGAAATCCCTGTGTTGCCGTTGCGTGACGTAGTGGTTTATCCGCACATGGTAATTCCGTTGTTTGTTGGCCGTGAAAAATCAATTCGCTGTCTTGAGACTGCCATGGATCATGATAAAAAGATCATGCTGGTCGCTCAGAAAGAGGCTTCAACGGATGAGCCTGGCATTAACGATCTTTTCTCTGTCGGGACTGTAGCCTCCATTTTGCAAATGTTGAAATTGCCTGATGGTACGGTAAAAGTGCTGGTTGAAGGGTTGCAGCGTGCGCATATCACTATTCTTGCAGATAATGGCGATCACTTCATGGCCCAGGCAGAGTACCTTGTCTCCATGGAAATTGACGAGCGTGAACAGGAAGTTCTGGTGCGCACGGCCATTAATCAGTTTGAGGGTTACATCAAACTGAATAAAAAAATCCCTCCAGAAGTGCTTACTTCGCTGAACAGCATTGAAGATGCGGCACGCCTTGCTGATACCGTTGCTGCTCATATGCCGTTGAAACTGGCTGATAAGCAGTCCGTGCTGGAAATGTCAGATGTGAATGAGCGTCTGGAATATCTGATGGCGATGATGGAATCCGAGATCGATCTGCTACAGGTCGAGAAGCGAATTCGTAATCGCGTTAAAAAGCAGATGGAAAAAAGCCAGCGTGAATATTATCTGAACGAGCAGATGAAGGCGATTCAGAAAGAGTTAGGCGAAATGGATGATGCGCCTGATGAGAATGAGGCGCTGAAACGAAAAATCGATGCGGCAAAAATGCCCAAAGAAGCCCGTGAAAAAACGGAAGCGGAGTGGCAGAAACTTAAAATGATGTCACCGATGTCGGCGGAAGCAACCGTGGTGCGCGGTTATATCGACTGGATGATTCAGGTACCGTGGAATGCGCGCAGTAAAGTTAAAAAGGATTTGGTTAAGGCACAGGAAACGCTCGACACCGATCATTTTGGACTGGAGCGTGTTAAAGACCGTATCCTGGAGTATTTAGCTGTTCAAAGTCGCGTCAGTAAAATCCGCGGGCCAATTCTTTGCCTGGTGGGGCCTCCGGGCGTGGGTAAAACCTCCCTTGGTCAGTCTATTGCTAAAGCGACAGGCAGAAAGTATGTTCGCATGGCGCTGGGCGGCGTGCGTGATGAAGCCGAGATTCGGGGACATCGCCGTACCTATATTGGCTCTATGCCAGGTAAACTGATCCAGAAAATGGCAAAAGTCGGCGTTAAAAACCCACTGTTCTTACTGGATGAAATAGACAAGATGTCCTCGGATATGCGTGGCGACCCCGCATCTGCTTTGCTTGAGGTGCTTGACCCGGAACAGAACAGTGCCTTCAACGATCATTATCTGGAAGTGGATTACGATCTTTCTGATGTGATGTTTGTGGCTACGTCGAACTCCATGAACATTCCGGCTCCGTTGCTTGATCGTATGGAAGTGATCCGCCTGTCTGGCTATACCGAGGATGAAAAACTCAATATTGCTAAACAGCATTTACTGCCTAAGCAAATTGAGCGTAATGCCCTGAAAGAAAGTGAGCTAATCGTGGATGATAGTGCTGTGGTTGGCATTATTCGCTACTACACGCGTGAAGCAGGCGTGCGTAGCCTCGAGCGTGAACTGTCGAAGCTTTGTCGTAAGGCGGTAAAAGCGCTGCTGATGGACAAAAAGACCAGATACATCGAGATCAACAGTGACAACCTGAAAGATTATCTTGGCGTTCAACGTTATGACTACGGGCGCGCAGACAGTGAAAATCGGGTAGGCCAGGTTACCGGGCTTGCGTGGACGGAAGTGGGTGGCGATCTGTTAACCATTGAAACCGCCTGCGTACCGGGTAAAGGCAAACTTACTTATACCGGATCGCTGGGTGAAGTTATGCAGGAGTCTATCCAGGCTGCTCTCACCGTGGTACGTGCGAGAGCGGAGAAGCTGGGTATCAACGGTGACTTCTACGAGAAACGTGATATTCATGTGCATGTACCGGAAGGGGCCACGCCCAAGGATGGACCCAGTGCCGGTATTGCTATGTGTACCGCCTTGGTTTCTTGTCTGACAGGCAATCCCGTTCGTGCGGATGTGGCGATGACCGGCGAGATTACCCTGCGTGGCCAGGTATTGCCTATCGGTGGCCTGAAAGAAAAGCTGTTAGCAGCACATCGTGGTGGGATTAAAACGGTGTTGATTCCAGATGAAAACAAACGCGATCTGGAGGAAATCCCGGATAACGTGATCGCTGATCTGGAGATTCATCCGGTTACATGTATCGAAGAAGTGCTGACGCTGGCCCTGCAAAATTCCCCTTACGGCATGCAGGTTGCCACCACAAAATAGTGATGTAAGAC from Erwinia tracheiphila harbors:
- the lon gene encoding endopeptidase La: MNPERSERIEIPVLPLRDVVVYPHMVIPLFVGREKSIRCLETAMDHDKKIMLVAQKEASTDEPGINDLFSVGTVASILQMLKLPDGTVKVLVEGLQRAHITILADNGDHFMAQAEYLVSMEIDEREQEVLVRTAINQFEGYIKLNKKIPPEVLTSLNSIEDAARLADTVAAHMPLKLADKQSVLEMSDVNERLEYLMAMMESEIDLLQVEKRIRNRVKKQMEKSQREYYLNEQMKAIQKELGEMDDAPDENEALKRKIDAAKMPKEAREKTEAEWQKLKMMSPMSAEATVVRGYIDWMIQVPWNARSKVKKDLVKAQETLDTDHFGLERVKDRILEYLAVQSRVSKIRGPILCLVGPPGVGKTSLGQSIAKATGRKYVRMALGGVRDEAEIRGHRRTYIGSMPGKLIQKMAKVGVKNPLFLLDEIDKMSSDMRGDPASALLEVLDPEQNSAFNDHYLEVDYDLSDVMFVATSNSMNIPAPLLDRMEVIRLSGYTEDEKLNIAKQHLLPKQIERNALKESELIVDDSAVVGIIRYYTREAGVRSLERELSKLCRKAVKALLMDKKTRYIEINSDNLKDYLGVQRYDYGRADSENRVGQVTGLAWTEVGGDLLTIETACVPGKGKLTYTGSLGEVMQESIQAALTVVRARAEKLGINGDFYEKRDIHVHVPEGATPKDGPSAGIAMCTALVSCLTGNPVRADVAMTGEITLRGQVLPIGGLKEKLLAAHRGGIKTVLIPDENKRDLEEIPDNVIADLEIHPVTCIEEVLTLALQNSPYGMQVATTK